The segment ATCATCATGTTTTGCTTATGTCCATTCATTTGCTAATTTTGTGGTTGGTGACCAAATCTGtgatcatttttattaatttattcaatAGTTCGTTGGGAGTCTATTAGGTATGAAAATGTTCGCATATTCTTCCAAATCTGTTGGCCGAAGCAAGTGAAATATACTCTTAAAAGTTTGGTATAACTCAAGTATGTGATTTTAAACTAGTGTAGTTTTGATGCTAGAAATCTCTATGGCATTAGCAAAACAATGCATTGTTACATATACTAGAGGCgatcccgggctacgcccgggttttttTGTATGAAAATTATTAGTGACATATCAATTTGATGAAACAGTCTATGTTAAATTGTAGAAAATAATCAATTCACACATTAGAATGTTTGAATAATATAATGTTttgaaaatcttaaaaaaataactttaatctttttaaaatttatgtatgtTATAAATTATGTGTAGAAGCTAAGTTGTCCTTATCATTATTAAGAGGAAATGTTAAAGTCTGAAaacatagaagaaaaaaacataaataagatGGTAGAATTTTGACGAAGAGGTTGATggaataaaaaacataaatttttcttataattttttggataatatgttttcaaatacgaaatgtttttatttttttatcttttttccccaaagttttttttaaaaatacatcattagaagttttaaattaaaagcgtaatattaaaatatactatgagTAATATCTGTAATTTTCTCAActtatatattagttttttatATAGTTGGAACAAATAGATGCTTTAAAAACCCAAGATTATAAATACCTGTTGTTTTCATATTAGTATATTTAGCTTAGTATATTGAGAGACACGTGAAACTTTTGCGAGAGGACAGAGTTATTAGCCTACCTTTTGAAATAAAGATGgaaatgtttattatttaataaaaacaattcgCGTTATAAAAGAATATAAAACTTTAATACCTGTTGTCTccatattaatataaaaacaatttgcgatataaaagaatataaatattgaaattttattattttgcatGTGTTCTGTTTTAAAGCTATATGAATTTGCCATTAACGTTTTTTTTAACCGGGtttggtttgaaaaaaaaaagtatttttaactTCAAATACCATGATTGGTATTGTAGCACTAATCTAGACATTATTATATGTGTAGAATAATTAGTTAGGAAATGAGAATAATTTTGCCGAAGTTAATACACTAAGTTTAATAATGATTATGATAAAGCGAAGGTTTTTTTCCTGCAAAAACCAACACATACCTAAAAAGTTTgtagaaagttttttttgtgtgtttttataaatctttataattaaataataagtcagaaaaattgataataacataaaaatgttGAATACATGATATTAGATTAATGTTTCGTTTTAAAAGTATATGTTAACAAAAGGGAAAAGCTAAAATATTCCTAATTATGGTTTGCatctatatatttctttttttgccAGTGATTTTATACAGGTTGAATTTAATATAAGTTTACTATCAGTGActatatagataaatattttccCTTTTCTTACCAGGTTCTTATGGAAAGAGTTTTTCCTTATTAACACCAACTCTTATTGAATAGGGAAAGTAATATATGAGAACTACatcttttcttatatatagttaATTCTAAAAATACGAAAATACAGTTAATAAAAAGGTTTATCATATATTAGAAActaatatttagttaattattaaatacttaatgtaaataaaaattatttattccaATGGCTTTTCAATTGTTAATAAATGTATTAACTATTATcagtaaaattattaaaatttggtatattattatttagattGTGAAGAAATTCTTGAGAAGCTGATaccttttatataatttactgaGTTTAACATTATGTAAACATCATGTCGTGGAGCTAAAGAAGTAAGAATTGTGCGTACCTGTAGTCTCCAGAGGGGGTGTAGGAGGTGGGATATCCATTCTTTTGAAGTCTTGATCCTTTAGAAACAATCTGATTGCAAGTTAGAGATGTGGATATAGGTTTGAATTTTGATGAATTAGTAAACGAATTTTGCACACTTACGTAGGCTTTTGGAGTTTTCACAATGGGAACtatgaagttttttttctgAGTCAAACGTATGAACATTAAGGAAGGAGATTGGAAATCATGGATTGATTTGATTATTAATTGCTAGATCCTCTTACGTTTTTGGAAAGGATAATATATGATTACCTTGTAACCGACTTGTTGCTAATTATGGGGTCAATCACGTTTGAAAATTGTTAGAAATATAATGTAACTTTATAAAACTAATTCTGACAATGTAGAATTCGAATCTTGACTACCCTAAACATGTTTCATACGTAACAATTACTTTGACTATATCTTTTGAAAAGTAAGCTAATACCTGGTAACATGTAATAAAAAGCTTAGAAAGAAAATCACTCGCCTTAATTCATAACCAGATAGAGCAACATGAGCATGATTATTAGCTAATATTCATGCAAATGAGACAAAATGTTTGCGAAGTGAAAAGCTCTGTAAAATTCAAACTTAAAAGAAAAGCATGAGTCAATAAGTAAACTAAAAACAAAGACTTTGAGTGCGCTGGAGCTTGCAACCTCTACTTCCCAGACTTTGGGCGTTTAGCTTTCTCCACCTTAGCATTGTCACACGACCTCTTACTCCCCGCATCTGCAGCACCTACACGGCTTTTGGAAGATTCACACACATCATTTCCAGTCTGAGATGTTTCATTCGACGTTGCACTAATGTTGGTTCCTGCCGAGGTTTCTGTTTCGGTTGGAGTGTCTAGAGGGAGGATCTTGGTCACAGTCAAAGCTCGGGTCTTGCCTGATAGGTTGTGCTTTGTCACCTTCACACAAAACTTGTGACTTTGTCCGATGGTGTTGATTAGAGCTTCCGGGACAGGCACCTCTTGGTCAACACCTTCGTTAGCATTAGCCTGACATTCATCATAACAGTGTGAGTTCAATTCATGTAAGTTTATAGACTGATTATTAGTTACCTCAAAGTAGTTGCTAACTAATTCCGACGCATGCTTTCCAGTAAGCGCACGCCCAGCATCACCAAGTAGTACAAAAACGGCCTGTTCACTGTTGTCATAAACAGATAGCCTTGCCATGTACCTGTTATTAACAAATCAGAAACTAATACGAATAAAACGTAATTGAAAATTCTGTTCAGAGTTCTTACTGCGGAACACCATCTACGTTAACCTTCCCACACTTGTTGTTTGTACAAATCAATGAGGTTGGGCCTTTGGTAACCTTACTATGGCACCCACTGCACGAAATATAGTACCAAGCATAGCCATGCACGACGTCATCGATCGTAGCCGTGCACTCAAAAAATGCTTCCTGCGAGAGTGTATAACCATATAAGCTTTCCTAAGTGATTGGAGATATTTAATTTGAGTTTTACCTTTGCAGACTTCTGCTTAATGTAGGAGAATAACTCCCCTATAGTCATTGTCTCACGTTTAGTTACCACCTCTGCATCAACCTGCTCAGCAATAGCTGGATTTGAGCTCAACCTGAGACAGAGTAGAAATCATTAATTTAGTCACTCACTGCAATGAGGTAACGGGGTAACGTCATTTAGGCAATTTGCAAATGCATATCACATGAATACTTACCAGCCGAAGTAATCTATAGTAGGCTGGACATCATAGTCCATAAAAACCCGTGAGGAGGACATTGAGGTGAGGGCTAGAGTTCCTGTGTTATTACGGAAATCCCATTTTAAAAACTCAAACTGTGCATGTATAAATGTCAATAAGCAATATAAAGAGGGAAATAGAAACCTCCTAGACGCTTTGTGTTAACGGTCGTGACCAGCAACACGGTGGGAGTGGTTTCGCAAGACTTGAATTTTCTGCAGAACTCCGTTGCGACCTGGTCCCAAAGGTAAAGCTTAATCACAGGTCCACTgcaaacaaaaaagaaacacaCTGAATGTTAAGAGAAGTACAGTAAAATGgtgttttataagaaaaaaataacacatACCCATGTAATTGCACATGAACCAGAAGATGCCTCGCAGCTGCTATTTGCACTTCGTCAAGGACGGGACTCTCAGTGAGAGTATGGCCATTTACCAACTTCATGTGGCCAACAACATCTGTTACATTGTTCAGAAAATTTATAAGTTAGATGACTCCAAAATAAAAAGCTAAATATTTAATCAAAACATGGAAATCAAACACAACTTATCTGTATATAATCAACGAATTCATTTATACTAACATATGCTATGATGATCACCAAAATCCAAGAGTGAGGGTTAATAAGTTGTGCTACCTAACGCTACAAACCTAATAACCGAATAAATTTCATCTACATGTTCGACTttcaaatattatttgagaCAATGATCTAGAGAAACCAATATCACAGTATAACTTTTAAATACATCCAATCAAAGATTCTATGATAGATTAGTGAGTTTACCGTAGAGGTCTCCTTTGAGGTCACAGTTTGCTTCAAAAACCTCGTACGAATGAAACCGGAATCTGTCTTCATCAAAAGGGGTGGTGATGTTCTGAAGCTCCGACAGTTCAGAGTTCCACGAAAACGACACGGTAACGGCATGATCAGAAACCCGATAAACCGACTTGTTACTCGATCCATAGAAGTTGTCGAGCTTGTAAACTTTTCCTCGCTCCATTTTACCCAAATACTTTTCAATACGCGATGGCGAAATGAAACCTTGAATCACCGTTCCCTGTGAAGAAAAACATTAGACAAAAACGAAATAAATAACAGAACAAAATCACAATTTACTTAGGGGTCCTAGAATTTCATGTAATAACAAAGGCacaattataaaatgaaaacagtTATTATAAACCGAAACAATTTGAAAATTACGTGATGATCTTTTAATGGGGTTTATAGTAAAACAGCTTAGCCTACAAATTCATCCCGAGATTTTCGTTTTATAACAAAGCGATAATTATAAACCGTTATTTATCCTACAATTACGGTTTTAAAATCAGAAAATGACGTAACCTGTTCGTCGATGAGAAGCATCTCAAGGCCGATTAGCGTCTTCTTAATCGGATTCCAAGCTTCCCAGAAGTGGATCAGACGAAACCGCAGCTGAGTTTCGTGTGGACCCAGCGAGACATCTCGGAAGAACATGACTTTTTCATCAGAGGCGGATGAGACGGGAGACTTCCCATTCGGTTTCGTCGCCATGGTTGAGATCTGAGAAGCTGGTAGGGTTTGTGTTTgtaaagagaaaagagaatCGGAGAAAAGAGAATCGGTATataaagaagaaagaacatgaG is part of the Brassica rapa cultivar Chiifu-401-42 chromosome A09, CAAS_Brap_v3.01, whole genome shotgun sequence genome and harbors:
- the LOC108870193 gene encoding uncharacterized protein LOC108870193 isoform X2 encodes the protein MSSSRVFMDYDVQPTIDYFGWLSSNPAIAEQVDAEVVTKRETMTIGELFSYIKQKSAKEAFFECTATIDDVVHGYAWYYISCSGCHSKVTKGPTSLICTNNKCGKVNVDGVPQYMARLSVYDNSEQAVFVLLGDAGRALTGKHASELVSNYFEANANEGVDQEVPVPEALINTIGQSHKFCVKVTKHNLSGKTRALTVTKILPLDTPTETETSAGTNISATSNETSQTGNDVCESSKSRVGAADAGSKRSCDNAKVEKAKRPKSGK
- the LOC108870193 gene encoding uncharacterized protein LOC108870193 isoform X1, with product MSSSRVFMDYDVQPTIDYFGWLSSNPAIAEQVDAEVVTKRETMTIGELFSYIKQKSAKEAFFECTATIDDVVHGYAWYYISCSGCHSKVTKGPTSLICTNNKCGKVNVDGVPQYMARLSVYDNSEQAVFVLLGDAGRALTGKHASELVSNYFEVTNNQSINLHELNSHCYDECQANANEGVDQEVPVPEALINTIGQSHKFCVKVTKHNLSGKTRALTVTKILPLDTPTETETSAGTNISATSNETSQTGNDVCESSKSRVGAADAGSKRSCDNAKVEKAKRPKSGK